From the Psilocybe cubensis strain MGC-MH-2018 chromosome 6, whole genome shotgun sequence genome, the window ATCTTTGACAGGGTGGGACATTCCTTTACGTTGCGACCGTCCTCCAACCAGTGTCACATCATGCACCTGTTTCCGGAGACCTCCGCCCTATCTCACGAATCTTCTTTATTGCGCTTGGGATGTTCATTCCCGTAACACTGAGCTCTCTcattggacatggacatTAATAGATCGGAATCGTAAATTATAGAAAGCTATTTGTTGTAAAAAAGCACATGCTTGTACATTTTATTATTCGGTCAAACTACACAGTTTCAGAGAAGTAATTTTCCAATAAAATTGGGTGtcacttttttttctatCCTTTGTCCATGTAAAAGCAGAAACGACTTATGCCAACATTTTGGTTAGGGGGCTGACTAAGCTTGCACTAAAGGCGCCGAACCTTTTTAAAGTGATCCTAGATTTATTCCCCTCAGTGCATCCACCGTTGAAATGTCTCTTTCCTCGCTGCTTCTCGGGCAAACCAAAACTttaattgacaaagaattgGATAGTCTATTTCAAAACCCAGTGAGTATACAATTGCTGACGTTGTTAAACATTCGTACTCACCTGTACTCAAGGTTGTCAAACCTGCTATCCCTGGTCCATCAAAAAGTACACCCACACCGGTAAAGAAACGAAAACTAGATGATGTGAAGGAGGAACTAGATTCCTCGGTAAAACGCGTAAAGTCTTCGATAAAGACATCAGACTCAAATACGAACGATGTGGAGAAACCTAAACCTGAAGCTAAGGTTGTGAAGAtccaaaaacccaaaaaagcCGGGAAAGGAAAGGCGAAGGAGATTGAACCAGACGCAACAGATTcagaggatgatgaaaaaCTGGAGGCCGCATATTTGAAAGGTCAAGCTGCTTCTAAAACGGGAGACAAGGAAGTAGTctcggaagaagaagacgaggaggacgtCGATCCATCTACATTGGTTCACGAATCAATCAAAAAGTCGAACAAAAAATCTCGAGCACCAAAAGTTAAATATGCCCCTTCTGAAGAGACACCCGAACTCAGGGACCAACGCACTGTCTTTGTTGGTAATCTACCACTCGATGTCGCTTCTAAAAAGGTGAATAGCCGATTGCCCCACTGTTGTCAACGCTTgctcaattttttttgaccCAGCCCTTGAGTAAACAACTCCAACGTCATATTCTTTCATTCCTCCCCACCGCTAAAATCGAGTCTATCCGCTTCCGTTCAATACCCTTCCAAGCACCAACAACAAAACTTCCTACCTCCGACGATGAAAGCAATATTTCCAAACCAAAATCCGCCGCCAAAAAAGAGACAAGACAACACATTAAAGATCGTACTTCTACCTGGCGGTCGACACTGGACgaaaaagatgaagatggtttgcagaaagatgaaaagCGCTTCCTCAATCCCtcccagaagaagaaaatcgCGTTTATTAACCATGAATTCCATTCGACGGCCGATAGCGTCAATGCCTACATCGTCTTTGCGCACCCCCCAAATCTAGAAGGACGTCCTGCTAATttgcctccacctccacctacAATGGATCCGTACGAGGCCGCACGCCTCGCAGCGAAGAAATGCAACAATACCCTTTTTATGAAGCGCATGCTCCGGGTAGACTTGGTTGGCGAGAATGCGCATGGCAAAGCCGATAATGAGGCTGTTAAGGCACCAGCCAATTTGGGCACGGACCCGCGACTTTCTGTATTTGTCGGTAATCTGGACTTCGCGAGCAAGGAAGAAGACCTCCGAGTCTTCTTTGAAGGGGTCGTTAGCACTGAGCGAGGACCACCGCCTCCTTTGCAGGAACAAGACGGCGAGGATACTGCATCGAAGAAACCGGCAACCTGGGTTACGGGAGTGCGTATAGTAAGAGACAAAGATTCACAGCTTGGAAAGGGGTTTGCTTATGTGCAGTTTGCGGTATGTTTTTCATCCGTATCTCAAAATAATTTTAATCTCATAGTATTCAATGAATTATAGGATAGAGAATGCGTTGATGAAATACTAGCGCTTGAAGAAACAAAACTCAAGTTTGCGAAACGCAAACTACGCGTTCAGCGTTGTAAAATCGGTGGAAAACAAGCTCCCCAGTCGAAAGCATTTTCTACCGCTACTGCAATCGAAATCCCCAAAGGCGATCCACGACTGGGCGAAAGACTTCATGGACTGCCTAAAGAAGAACGCAAGCAGCTCAAGTCGTCGGACGCTGATCGTGTAGCAAGGAGGTTGGCAAAAAAGAAGGCGAGGAATGCCATGAAGCCTTCTGTCGGGAAAATGGCGAAAAGAAAAGGTGGAAAGGATCGGAAGGATCGGAAAAGGGTGCGCTCTTCGTAGGATGCCCGCATATAATTTGAAGAGCCTATTATCGTGACTTGTGCACACATAACAATTGATTCTTGTGATCAAACGCCCTTTATCTCCTTGAAGGTATTTCAGCTTCTGGGCTCTTGCATCCTGGTGAGAAATTTAGAGTCGTATGAAGTAACTCGAAGTTGTTTGCTGTTACTATGCAACGTACTTCACCCCCGGTAGTCATATCATGGGTCTTAATTGATCATCATGAACGAGTGAGTATGTGGACATACAAAATTTCCGTTCGAAGAGGGTTAGCGCAAGTCAGGAGGCTAGCTACAGTATTGGTCACCATTCGAGTCAACTCAAATACCGGGAAATTCGACTGTTTGAATCTGTCATCCACCATAGTAACTTCGGGTTTTATGCCTTGCTCTCTGGAGATCGTGAACTCAGGGCGTACCCATGGCGTTCTGGTTGATGCGACGCCTTCTTTCGTGAGAAACTGAGAAGCATCCAACAGAAGTTCCATTTTGATAAAATCTTCAATGTCGCGGACAGAGATAATGGGCATTAGTGTTATTGAGTTCTCATTGCCCAAGCTTCATTTCGTGCATTAGTTGCTCTACGTAGCATTAACTACTACAATCCAAGTAGGGTCCTAACCGGTATAATAATGTACCTCCGTTTCAAATCCAGTACTGCTTAAACCAGGCAAGTAGCGTACACAAGGAACTTTCCATCCACATGGAGTCGAGGAGGTGAACAAGCCTTGAATGCCAATCGGTCCGATAATGAATAATCAATGGCTTGTTACAATCTCCGGAGATTTATCTCCCCTGAGGGTTAAGGAGATCTTGGCCTGTGTTTCTGAACTTGCCCAGCTCCTTTCGCCATGGTTCCCAGATCTGCCCGTATTTCTTCAGGAGTCCTACGAGCTCCTGTCTTTGCTCTTTCTGTGAGACGAGTATTGAATAAGTCAAAAGGGATACCTGAGATTTGTAAGTAAAGAACTGACAATATTCCATGGCTCTTCTCCACCATACACATCGGTAAAAAGTTGTCCAAGCTCTGGGCGCTTGAGGGAGTCGGCTTTCTTGAAGGCTTTCATGACATCCGCCTTAAGACGCGCTTTCAACTCAGTCTCTGCGTCTGCATCCCACCAACCCTGAGATTCCATGAAAAGACGGAATCTTGTAATAGGGTTGTCGATACGTTTTTTGTCTTCCACCTCTGACCTTGCACGATACGCAAAAGAGTCATCGGAAGTAGAATGATGGCCAACGCTAGAAAATGATAGCCGTATTAATAAATTATGCAATGGCGAGGTTGGTGATATAAGTAGTCAGCTTACCGATACGACATGGATTCAACGAGAACAGCGCGACCTTGCTCCAAGCAACGTCTCCTAGCCTCCCTTACAGCAGTCAGGACGGCAAGTACGTCATTACCATCTACTCGGATAGTATCAATACCATACCCAGGACCCCGGCTAGCAATACCATCTCCGTTGTACTGCTCTGAACTGGGTGTGCTGATAGCAAACCCGTTGTTGCGTGCTATATAAAGCACTGGAGATGGAATGGTAGATGCCAGCATAAATCCTGCATGGAAgtctgcaaaaaaaatatcagggTATTAATATAAAATAAACAACTTGTTTATTTAGATTGCATCCGGACATACCTCCCTCGGAAGCAGCGCCCTCTCCAAAATAGCATGCAGCGATATTTTGTGAGCGTCGGTTCGGCATTCGACGGAGAGCATACGCTACGCCAGCTGCTTGGGGTATCTGTGTTGCGAGGGGAGAAGATATTGTGTGAAAGTGGTGTTCCGGAGATCCAAAGTGCTGATTTTCGTTGAGATGAGTAAGGCCAAAGGGATATCTAGATAGGTTTCCAAGACTTACGACGGGCATTTGCCTGCCTTTGCCCGAGGTATCGTTTTCGTTTCCAAAGACCTGGGCCATGATGTTATCTATGGTAAAACCTCGCCATAGAAGGACTCCCATTTCACGATATTGACCTTGTTTTCAAAGTTTGAGCTTTCATTTTAAACCGATGCGAATACTTATGTACAAACCAAGTACTCTGCAGAGAATATTGCTTGTGTAAGTTTGCTAAGCGATGCTTGTGTAAAAAGGCTTACTCGTCGTCCTTTTCCAGGGCAGCAGCCGAGCCGATAATAGTGGCTTCTTCGCCGTACTATCAGGGCGTTCGAGACCAGACATAGATATCATTCAACAATTACTCACAGCAGTCATCTATAAGCATTTAAGGTTTAGCAGTAGTTACGCGGAGCCATTGAAAAACATACGTAGAAGGATATCTTTCCCTGGCGCTGGACATTATATAGTACATTGTCCAAAGTTGGCAGAAGTTGCATGTGCTCGTACAATTTTCGAGCATAATCTTTGTCGATCTAAAAAAGAATACTCAAAACGCATCTCGAAGGGTCCAATGATGCTAGACCCACATCAGGTAGCTGGGCTCCTTGTAGTGGTTTACCAACACCATCTATGAGACGATAGGTAGGTATTGGGTTATCTTTACCTCCAACCGAGTTGAAAAAATCGAGTTTTGTGATGATTGGAGACTGTGTGGTCGGAAGAAGGTCCCTTCGACTTGTATAACTTCGAGAAAAGGCCCTAGAGAACGCTGGGGTCGACCTTGTAAGCTCTGTCCGGATCATGGTCAAGAGTGAGAGGTATGATGTCACGTGGGATTTACAACTCGATCGTAAATGGGGCAGTCGTAAATGAGATCGATCATCGGAGGAATGGCAATCACAAGTTTCCTAATCAGGATACGGCGGTTGTTGGagatttcttcttttttctgttcCGTCGTTGCGAACCATGTGAACTTGGGCCAAGAACTGAGTAGTCTGCCAGTGAGAAAACATATCAGGGCCGCCCCTGCTCTCTGAGCAAAATGGCAACTTGGACAGTCCCACATCGttccttcctttttcttgttttttttttttcatttattcGTTCTGGCTAGTCCGGCGCCTGTGCTTCAAGGTTCATTATGTTGATCCTTGCTGGTTTGCTTTTGTGGGTTATAGCCCTTGGAATGCAGGTCGTTCCTACTAGCGGCCTTAGATTCAACTTTTCGGAGGTTCAGCAGTGCCAACAGTTCACCGTTTCTTTCGCTGGGTCCAACCTCCCGAACACCAGTATCCCGGCGTCTCTATCGTTTCTCCCGATAAACTCCACTGCATTATCTGTTCAACTGCCTAACCCCTCTCTTGTCTCTAATGGCATTCTACTTTCAGCCGTTCCTTTCCCCGCAGGTTCCAATTTTCTTACTTCTCTTGACGATGCAACTGGGGAGAACCTCATTTTTGTATCTGACCTTATTCGAGTATTGCCTTCAACGGAAAAGGAAAGCAACTCTTGTCTTCCAGTGGGCAATTCAGATGCACCGAGGAGGTTTACAATATCTAGCGAAGTTACACAATGCGAGGAGTTGACGATCAATTACGACACCTCTGTTGTTTCCAAAGCCCCTATCGTTCGCCTTTTCAACCCTAAAGGTCCTTCGCGACTCCTAAACATGACCTCGGATGACAATACCCACGGTTCCGCAAAGTACCTCATGAATTTTTCTCGAGGGAAGGAGATCTTGCTACTCATGGAGGGGGGTGGTTTCCGAGAAACATCTGCCATCATCACCAGTAAGAAATTTTTGATCCCTTTTTTCTAGCACTAAACGTTACTTTGTAACAGTTGGAGGTGACGCCGCCAGCAGTTCTGCTTGTCTGCGGAGACCGATCAATATGTCCAAGGTCGGCAGCTCCAATGGCGATGGAAACGAAGAGAAGTCGGAGTCTTCGCCAATACCATCAAAGTTCGTTAACCAGGCTGCCCAAAAACTTTAAAGTTGGTTGCTAACAGTACGATAGAGCTATAATCATAGGCAGCGCCATTGGAGGGAGTGTTGTTGCATTAGTTGCACTCTCAATAATCATTTTCATAATTCGGGATCGTCAACGACGCAGGAAAATGATAGCAGCGGACGTAGAAACTTCGCagtggaaaaaaaaaatatcggAGGAATGGAAGACGCAGCAAATATCCAACTCCAAAAGAAATTCACCTATCCAGGGAGGAATTGTTGCTAATCCGATCTATGCGGTCCACTCGTCTTTCTTGTCGCCGACCAATTCCAAATTCCAAAGAATTAGCAGTGATTCTTGGGTGCAGGTTGCATCGGTAGATCGTCGGCTCCCTGAGTCTAATCAACATGGTTCACCTCAACCATCGTCACGAATATTGGTTCAATCACCACGATCAGAGGACCGCGTTTCGTTACAATCTCTAGACATTGAAGGGATGTTGAACATGGCAACTCTTCAATCTGAGAACAACCAGAGCAGGAAAAATTCGGTCGGCACAGTTCAGCTCCTATCCAACCTtccctcttctccatctCTAGCAGTTCCAGTGCCGACATACCTTTCGACGGAAACTTCAAGTTTTCACAGGCGAGATCCTTCAGATGTCCCAGCAGGGCCGGTTTCAATGTCATTTTCAGGCTACTCAGTAAATCCATTCGACCCAGAACGAAATTCCGTCACGCCTCCTGGCCTGGAAAATACTTTACGTTCCAGTAGACCTATTGGTGGCGTTGGTCTTCCAGGTAATCCTCGAGATGTAGGAAAGTCAAGCAAGGGCCGTGCAGCATCTACATATAGTGGTAGAAGCAGCTCGGATTGGTATGGAATTGCCCGGTAGCCTGCTTCTATTATTTAGTTGTGTTTTCGATCTTTTGGATTGATGACTCGTTGTATTCATGGACATTTTAGCCCCCCTTTCCTCATTGTATTTTGTAGCTTTTGGCCCCTCCTTTTTGCCTTTACTTTGTCAACGACGCAGACAATTTCCTTTCCATTTATTGTTAGTAATAAGGCCATGCTGTTTACTTGCTTGATTCTTGCAGCCAGGAGTTCTTTATTGGAAATGCTTGTCGTCCAGCACACTGAGCAGGACCTATCCACCTGAGATATCGCGACGATGGTACATAATGACTTCCCTGGCACATCTAGGAATATACATGTAGCCATCAATGCCTTAAATCTGGGAGGACGGCATGCAAGGGTTGAAGCAACAGTCGtccttgaaaaaaatttgcCAGTGTGGTTACAAGATATTTCAGATTCTGGGTCGATGGATGCCATAAGCTTGCAAAGGTCTTCATAATTTTACGTTGAAGATCTGCCCCTAAAATTCAGATAGGGACAGATATTTTATCGGACCCTTCGATCCAAACTCAGGTGCTACGCGACCCAAAGTCGTATAAGAAAGTTAAGGTGAGACCGGATGAGATGTGCCACAATCCTATGCGCTTCGTAATGCAGGTCAAAGAATCAAATACGTCACTAACATTTCCTGCCATTGACTACAGTGTCAGGCAAGAGGTTATCAACCAACAGCTGTCATGGAGCGTCCTGGGTCGGCCAAATGATTCGAATTCAAATCGGTAAAAGAATGGCAACGTACTAAACCAACGTAGGGTAAAAACCCTGGGACAATCATAAACTCTGCTCCGATACAGTTGTATGCAGAGTTTTCATGAATCGATGGCCATTTTGGCGTCGTCTTTGGGAAGTTTTTTAGCTTCTTCTGCGATCTTCTTGCGAGACCCTGTCAATAGCGCCAGGTAGTCCGCTCCTCCAAGAACACCGCCTTCTTTTGAGCTTGATGAccctttcccctttccaGCCTTTTCTTTGAGAGCGGAGTGCTTCTTGGACGCCTGAATTTGGGTGCGTGAGGATGCAGATGGCGTTGACGTGACTGCGGTTGTTGCACTTGATTTCGCCTTCTTCGGCTAGATCGCATAGGTACTTCAAATTTTCGATATTGTGACAGAGAGAGGAGGATACATACAATTCGCTTGTGAACTTTGGCACTTTTCCCCATAGAGGACGCCAACGACAATGTTATATGCTGGGATTTGTGGTGGCGGTTTTCTTCAATAATCGTGACGGACTCAATTGAATTAGACAACCATttccaaaaatagaacagACACCAAAAGTTTTTAGGCCCTGTTCGGTAGCAACTCACGCTGTGAGTTACTAACTCACGATTTCCATATTTGGTGCTTTGTGACAACATTTACCACTGGCTGAGCATGGTCACCCATCAGTCACATCGCCCAATATGTACATCTTCGCCATTTATAGAAATCGTGAGTTTATAACTCACGACCGTGACTTGCTACCGAAcacacggcgggcaaaagtgctgactagtcagcctgggagttggtctgaccagtcacctgaccagtgtgctgactagtcaccTGACTAGTCATGTAGCTGTCACGCATTTATTGTCACGCTGCTAAGTTTCTGTAATTCCGCTCATTGATTGTAGAACAGAggatttcttttctatgccCCAGACTTACACAGGGCGGGCATCGTGTACCTTCTAAACAACGTCGGGTGACCGTGCACAAGTACTCTGAAAGCGTGATTAGTTAtccatttgtttgaataatgaccgaatttcaaccaaacacaaGAAATATCCAATTCCGAGTCATTCATTACTTTTCCTCAGTGACAGTGCTTCGGAAGACAATGGTTTATTCCCATTTAATCTTATGTTACTGAACTCATTTACCAATACTAaccagcgtgacaacatttgtGTGACCTCTCCTGACTGGTCAGTTGATTCGTCACGGAACGCGTCACGATATGGTCAcgtgactggtcagaccaactcccaggctgactagtcagcacttttgcccgccgtgaCAGGGCCTAAAAGGATGCACGATGAAGGCTACCAATGTCGTGACAATCAGTGGACATCAAGGACAGGTTTTCCTATTAATCGAGTTTAGATAATGTTTATTTACACAAGTCTAATCACGCCGAAGACCCGCTCGTTTCAGGGAGCCTCACCTCTCTGACCGCTTCCAGTTCAACAAACACCAACATTCAAGGGTGGGCTCCCCCCAGTTGTCGACCCAACATGTACCACCTGACATGAATGTTTGAGCTTTGTCTGAACAGGAGAACCGCGCTCGCATGCTTTGCAGCCTTTTCTCCGACACGTCTTGTCTCTGCAACAAGAAGTGCATCTCGACGCACCTCAGCATAAAAGACCGCCTGGAGAATCTGGTTCTCGCACTTTTGCGTCCCCCGCTCTCCAGGTAAGCTTTTACTGCTCGAAACTCGCTCGACTTCATCACCGCTGATCTCTGTTTTGCGTCCCCCGCTCTCCAGATCACGGTCACCCGagtctctctgctctctaCTTTAACTCGTATCGTGTCTATACTCGCATCCTCGTTCTCGCGAACCGGCCATCCTCGAACTCGTCATTCTTTTGTACTCTTATGAGTGACCTTTCGGAGCACGAAGCCACACCCGAACAACGTCTAACCCCCTCCTTCGTTCTATCGGAAGAAACTTCGGCGGAGTGCGATAAGCACGTCGAGAATTACAAGAACGGTTCAGTTGAGAAGGCAGACACGCTCATTCTTATTCAGTCGACCCTCGCCAATGTTTATCCCGACGACCATTCGCAACACGTTATCGAAGCCATACATTCTTATCTAGCGATACTTGACAACTTCGATGGATTACGCAAAGACGCATTACGACGAGGCGGAGGAGCTACTAAGTCAAGTGCAGGAAGTATCGAAGGAGAatcggaggaagagggagacgATGAACCGGAATCATCTCATACCATCGAGACCCCTATCGACTGCGCGTCCAAGCGGGCGAGATCTCCTGTTGAGGATTTCTTCGCCGACCAGGAGCTACCGCCGCGAAAACGACACGTTGAGGGAGGCGCGTTTCCGTGGGAGATCCAGGAGGCGCTCACACCTTCCAACCTTTCCCCCGAACTACTCCAGACCCAGGCCATACTCGCTACCATCGCGAAGGACTACAAGGCTGCCGAGGCGTCGCTCCTTAACTCCGCGAAGAGACCTGGGCTCACCGTTGAGCAGTGGAAACGAATATTACTTTCGAAATGCGCGGACTTCGACGCGATATTCAGCTCCCTGTACACAGTCACCATcgacgaggagaggaaggagaagatcGGTTCCCTTGAGGTCGTTGTCGGAGCGGCCACACCATCAAAGTCAGTCCGCGAACACTCTGATTGGACAATCGCGTGGAACCAATACGCGAGAGCGGTACTGTTCGTGTTCCCCCACAGACACCGCGAGCTCAGCGCATACGGAGATTTCATCCTTCAACTGTTTCGTTCAACCCCCTCTTACCTCCACGAGAACGTCATCAACTACGACAAAGCGGTCCGACTTAGAGCCTCAAACCGACGGGACCTGCTCCTCGACGACCACGCCAGCTACACGGACCTCGGCGTCCTCTGGCTTCAACACGGAGGTGCTCACAGCTCTGCGACCGCGAAGAATTCCAGGGAAAGCAGGTCGCGCTCAGTTGGTGCCCCAGGTTCGCACACCTCTAGGGCAAGACGAGAGGCATGTCGTCGCTACAACGCCGGAAACTGTCCCAACACACAGGCAACATGCAACTACGCCCACATCTGTAGCGCCTGTAGGACAACAGGACATGTGGCCGACAAGTGTACCCGCAAATGATGTACGACGTTTCGTCACCAATCCCTTCGCCCCTGTGTATCGTTTCTCGCACCTTTCTTCGCGCCCTCTTTTCTTACGCTCACTCTATTGGTCCGAGGATAACACTTCTGCACATGTTTCTCTTGCCCGTTTCACCGAGACTGCCCAACCTCTGCCCCCTGTCCCCATCAACGAACTTAGGAATAGCGTTGCTCTCGACACTATTGCGTGTTATGGTCATTTTTTCAACATCACCACGCCCATTAATGCTGTCCGTCTGCACGCCTACCTCTTGCAACACCCGAATCCCGACTACGTGAATTCTGTCATCGATGGCATCCAGAATGGGTTCTGGCCGTGGGCCGACACGGCTCGCACCCACTTGCCTCCGACCCTCGACGTCACCGAATACCTCACCGAGGAACGCCACATCACCTTCGCCAGCGAGCAGCGCGACATCGAAATCTCAAAGGGGCGTTTTTCTCAATCCTTCAGTTCCTTGCTTCCCGGGATGCTTGCAGTTCCAGTAGGGGTTGTACCCAAGCCTCACTCCCACAAACTCCGACTCGTTGTCAACCATAGCGCTGAACCTTTCGCACGAAACTCGTTGATCGACAAAACACTGGTTTCTGTACCTCTCGACAGCGTTCAGTCACTCGGTAGTGTCATCCTTCGGCTGCGTCGGGAGGCCGGTCCACACGCTGAGCTCGTCCTCTTCAAGAGCGATGTGTCCGAAGCTTACAGACTCTGTCCTATGGCCCCTTTGTGGCAGATCAAGCAGGTTGTCAAGATCAACGGCCTTTTCAACATTGACCGTTGCAACAACTTTGGTAGCAGAGCAGGAGGGGGCGTGTGGGGCGTCATTTTCAGCCTCATCTTGTGGATCGCTACCTCGATCTTGCTCATCCCTGATCTCTTTGATTACGTCGACGACGTTTTCTCAGTCACCCTAGCTGGCAACACTCTTTGGTACGCCCCGTACAATAAGATTCTGTCCGAACCTCAAGCCCGACTCCTCATGCTCTGGGACGAGCTGGGCGTTCCGCATGCCGAAGACAAACAGCTCTCCGGCACAGCCCTGACTATCATCGGGTTTTTACGTCGACACCGTGGCCATGACAATCACCATGCCCCTCGACTCCCTCCTCAATCTCATTCATGCGATCCGCGAGTTTGCCGTGATGGGTCGCCGTCCAACACTAGCTGATTACCAAGCAATCGCAGGGTGGATCAACTGGGCGTTAAACACCTATCCCCTCCTACGCCCCTGCCTGTCTAGCGTTTACGCAAAGATGGCAGGCAAGCACATTTCCTCTGCCAAAATCTACGTCAATAAG encodes:
- a CDS encoding Nucleolar protein 12, translated to MSLSSLLLGQTKTLIDKELDSLFQNPVVKPAIPGPSKSTPTPVKKRKLDDVKEELDSSVKRVKSSIKTSDSNTNDVEKPKPEAKVVKIQKPKKAGKGKAKEIEPDATDSEDDEKLEAAYLKGQAASKTGDKEVVSEEEDEEDVDPSTLVHESIKKSNKKSRAPKVKYAPSEETPELRDQRTVFVGNLPLDVASKKPLSKQLQRHILSFLPTAKIESIRFRSIPFQAPTTKLPTSDDESNISKPKSAAKKETRQHIKDRTSTWRSTLDEKDEDGLQKDEKRFLNPSQKKKIAFINHEFHSTADSVNAYIVFAHPPNLEGRPANLPPPPPTMDPYEAARLAAKKCNNTLFMKRMLRVDLVGENAHGKADNEAVKAPANLGTDPRLSVFVGNLDFASKEEDLRVFFEGVVSTERGPPPPLQEQDGEDTASKKPATWVTGVRIVRDKDSQLGKGFAYVQFADRECVDEILALEETKLKFAKRKLRVQRCKIGGKQAPQSKAFSTATAIEIPKGDPRLGERLHGLPKEERKQLKSSDADRVARRLAKKKARNAMKPSVGKMAKRKGGKDRKDRKRVRSS
- a CDS encoding 2-oxoisovalerate dehydrogenase subunit alpha, mitochondrial, whose amino-acid sequence is MAQVFGNENDTSGKGRQMPVHFGSPEHHFHTISSPLATQIPQAAGVAYALRRMPNRRSQNIAACYFGEGAASEGDFHAGFMLASTIPSPVLYIARNNGFAISTPSSEQYNGDGIASRGPGYGIDTIRVDGNDVLAVLTAVREARRRCLEQGRAVLVESMSYRVGHHSTSDDSFAYRARSEVEDKKRIDNPITRFRLFMESQGWWDADAETELKARLKADVMKAFKKADSLKRPELGQLFTDVYGGEEPWNIKEQRQELVGLLKKYGQIWEPWRKELGKFRNTGQDLLNPQGR
- a CDS encoding 2-oxoisovalerate dehydrogenase subunit alpha, mitochondrial, which encodes MIRTELTRSTPAFSRAFSRSYTSRRDLLPTTQSPIITKLDFFNSVGGKDNPIPTYRLIDGVGKPLQGAQLPDIDKDYARKLYEHMQLLPTLDNVLYNVQRQGKISFYYGEEATIIGSAAALEKDDE